A region from the Verrucomicrobiia bacterium genome encodes:
- a CDS encoding tail fiber protein, translating into MPSHLSNASPRRRLAVALAMLAAFGTLNSLSVALGAEPRLLPFQGRLTDAQGQPLPGGTRVVQFKIYDAPVGGRAVWNGEVHHLTVNDGLVNTVLGTRADLSQVDFDRSLYLEITIDANQDGEIGPADPPLLPRQSIIPSFFARESANTRLLGGYDWSPLFGTNNPADGTLLDSKIRDGSLPGAKLQPRSLHAGLLQSNTLTLATLAQEVLDLLVPPGSIMAFGGNTNTIPQGWLLCDGRPVSSATYPRLFQNIGVAWGNGTDDADPSTDFNLPDLSGRFLRGSDGGSGRDPNANARTRSNPGGNQGNRVGTLQNDAFAEHKHFVFLSGQTGLAGEHTHPIHRSDGHEIRWGDGSGNSVDRIDAADSVGADPHRLTAAAAGAHRHSVILSGDSNATGGAETRPRNASVLFLIKH; encoded by the coding sequence ATGCCTTCCCATCTCTCGAACGCATCCCCTCGCCGTCGCCTCGCCGTCGCCCTCGCAATGCTCGCGGCCTTCGGCACCCTCAACTCCCTGTCCGTCGCCCTCGGCGCCGAACCCCGCCTCCTCCCCTTCCAGGGACGTCTCACCGATGCCCAGGGACAACCCCTCCCGGGCGGCACCCGCGTCGTCCAGTTCAAGATCTACGACGCCCCCGTCGGCGGTCGCGCCGTCTGGAACGGCGAAGTCCATCACCTCACGGTCAACGACGGCCTCGTCAACACCGTCCTCGGCACCCGGGCCGACCTGTCCCAGGTGGACTTCGATCGCAGCCTCTATCTGGAGATCACCATCGACGCCAACCAGGACGGCGAAATCGGGCCCGCCGACCCGCCCCTCCTTCCCCGCCAGAGCATCATCCCGTCCTTCTTTGCCCGCGAAAGCGCCAACACCCGCCTCCTCGGCGGCTATGACTGGTCCCCCCTCTTCGGCACCAACAACCCCGCCGACGGCACCCTCCTCGATTCCAAGATTCGCGACGGGAGCCTCCCCGGCGCCAAACTCCAGCCCCGTTCCCTTCACGCCGGACTTCTCCAGTCCAATACCCTCACCCTCGCCACCCTCGCCCAGGAGGTCCTCGACCTCCTCGTCCCCCCCGGCTCCATCATGGCCTTCGGCGGCAACACCAATACCATCCCCCAGGGCTGGCTCCTCTGCGACGGCCGCCCCGTGTCCAGCGCCACCTACCCGCGCCTCTTCCAGAATATCGGCGTTGCCTGGGGCAATGGCACCGACGACGCCGATCCCTCCACGGACTTCAACCTCCCGGATCTCAGTGGCCGGTTCCTCCGCGGTTCCGATGGCGGCTCCGGTCGCGATCCCAACGCCAATGCCCGTACCCGCAGCAATCCCGGCGGCAACCAGGGCAACCGGGTCGGCACCCTCCAGAACGACGCCTTCGCCGAACACAAACACTTCGTCTTCCTCAGCGGCCAGACCGGACTCGCCGGCGAACACACCCATCCCATCCACCGTTCCGACGGCCATGAGATCCGCTGGGGCGACGGCAGCGGGAATTCCGTGGACCGCATCGATGCCGCCGACTCCGTCGGGGCCGACCCTCATCGCCTGACCGCCGCCGCCGCCGGCGCCCATCGCCACTCCGTCATTCTCTCCGGCGATTCCAATGCCACCGGCGGCGCCGAAACCCGGCCCCGAAACGCCAGCGTCCTCTTCCTCATCAAACACTGA
- a CDS encoding alkaline phosphatase family protein: protein MERVAVLNVVGLTPRLLGEATPHLSRYARAGRLSRIEPAFPAVTCTAQATYLTGTPPSGHGIVGNGWYDRTLSEVQFWKQSNRLVAGEKLWETVRRRRPGFTCAKLFWWYNMYSSADWSITPRPLYPADGRKVFDIHTWPYSIRTEIQRDLGPFPFPTFWGPAAGRSTPQGPPEGASRWIAESAKWIERRHRPDLSLVYLPHLDYNLQRLGVTPDSTMPSPAGNPAWHPGIRADLERIDALVGDLLAFYAQRGVRVIVLSEYGITNVTRSISLNRMFRERGWLTVKDELGRDHLDAGASRVFAVADHQVAHLYLNDPSLSDEVRERVAALPGVDQVWGPEEKRERGLDHPRAGDLIALAREDAWFDYYYWPDDRRAPDFARCVDIHRKPGYDPVELFTDPAFSPFGLKARVAWRLLKKRLGFRMLMDLIPLDTSLVKGSHGVRPADSADWPVVLTPSGWDAPASIAATEVRDLLLRAWEG, encoded by the coding sequence ATGGAACGTGTGGCGGTCCTCAATGTGGTCGGTCTCACGCCCCGGTTGCTGGGTGAGGCCACGCCCCATCTGTCGCGGTACGCCCGGGCCGGGCGGTTGAGCCGGATTGAACCCGCCTTTCCCGCAGTCACCTGCACGGCCCAGGCGACCTACCTGACCGGAACGCCGCCCTCCGGGCACGGCATTGTGGGCAACGGCTGGTATGACCGGACGCTCTCGGAGGTCCAGTTCTGGAAGCAGAGCAACCGGCTGGTGGCGGGCGAGAAGCTGTGGGAGACGGTGCGGCGGCGACGTCCGGGGTTCACCTGCGCCAAGCTGTTCTGGTGGTACAACATGTACTCCAGCGCGGACTGGTCGATCACGCCCCGGCCCTTGTATCCCGCCGATGGGCGGAAGGTTTTCGACATCCACACCTGGCCCTACTCGATCCGAACGGAGATCCAGCGCGATCTCGGTCCGTTTCCCTTCCCGACATTCTGGGGCCCGGCGGCGGGTCGTTCCACTCCGCAGGGCCCGCCCGAAGGCGCCAGCCGCTGGATTGCGGAGTCGGCCAAATGGATTGAGCGAAGACACCGGCCCGACCTGTCCCTGGTGTACCTGCCCCACCTCGATTACAACCTTCAACGCCTCGGCGTCACTCCGGACTCAACCATGCCTTCCCCGGCCGGCAATCCAGCGTGGCACCCCGGGATCCGGGCGGACCTGGAACGGATCGATGCGCTGGTTGGCGACCTGCTGGCGTTCTACGCGCAACGCGGTGTCCGGGTGATCGTGCTCTCCGAGTACGGCATCACCAACGTGACCCGTTCCATTTCCCTGAACCGGATGTTCCGGGAACGGGGCTGGCTGACGGTGAAGGACGAGCTGGGCCGGGACCATCTGGATGCGGGAGCGAGCCGGGTGTTTGCCGTGGCCGACCACCAGGTGGCGCACCTTTACCTCAACGATCCGTCGCTGTCAGACGAGGTGCGGGAAAGGGTCGCGGCACTGCCGGGGGTGGATCAGGTCTGGGGTCCGGAGGAGAAGCGGGAGCGGGGGTTGGATCATCCGCGCGCCGGCGATCTCATCGCCCTGGCGCGTGAGGATGCGTGGTTCGACTACTACTACTGGCCCGACGACCGCCGGGCGCCGGACTTCGCGCGCTGCGTGGACATCCACCGCAAACCCGGGTACGACCCGGTCGAGTTGTTCACCGATCCGGCCTTCTCCCCGTTTGGTCTCAAGGCGCGGGTGGCCTGGCGGCTTTTGAAGAAGCGGTTGGGGTTCCGGATGCTGATGGATCTGATCCCGCTCGACACGTCCCTGGTGAAAGGTTCGCACGGGGTGCGTCCGGCCGATTCGGCCGACTGGCCGGTGGTGCTGACGCCGTCCGGTTGGGACGCCCCGGCATCCATCGCGGCCACCGAAGTCCGGGACTTGCTGCTGCGGGCGTGGGAGGGCTGA
- a CDS encoding DUF1080 domain-containing protein has product MKRTLSSLLPSLLLVVVTALTASLTAAAADDGFVSLMDGKTFNGWKKAVENPDTWTVEDGAFVARGPRCHLFYVGDEEPFVNFHLKMEVMTKPGSNGGIYFHTRYQEEGWPRWGFESQVNATHSDWIKTGSLYGLVNIARAAAPDNQWWTHEIIVQGRSVTVIINGERLFQYNEPVGAGAGRDFTRKLDRGTFALQAHDPESVIYYRNIQVKRLN; this is encoded by the coding sequence ATGAAACGCACCCTCTCGTCCCTGCTCCCGTCCCTGCTCCTTGTGGTGGTTACGGCCCTGACGGCATCGCTGACCGCAGCCGCTGCCGACGACGGATTTGTTTCGTTGATGGATGGCAAGACGTTCAACGGCTGGAAGAAGGCGGTTGAGAATCCGGATACCTGGACCGTGGAAGATGGCGCGTTCGTGGCGCGCGGACCGCGTTGCCATCTGTTCTATGTGGGGGACGAGGAACCGTTCGTGAACTTCCACCTCAAGATGGAGGTGATGACCAAGCCGGGATCGAATGGCGGGATCTACTTCCACACGCGTTACCAGGAGGAGGGCTGGCCGCGCTGGGGCTTCGAATCGCAGGTCAACGCCACCCACAGCGACTGGATCAAGACCGGAAGCCTGTACGGGCTCGTCAACATCGCCCGGGCCGCCGCGCCGGACAATCAATGGTGGACGCACGAGATCATCGTGCAGGGCCGGTCGGTGACGGTGATCATCAACGGGGAGCGGCTGTTCCAGTACAATGAACCCGTCGGGGCGGGGGCCGGACGCGATTTCACCCGGAAGCTGGACCGCGGCACGTTCGCGCTCCAGGCGCACGATCCTGAGAGCGTCATCTACTACCGGAACATCCAGGTCAAGCGCCTGAACTAG
- a CDS encoding polysaccharide pyruvyl transferase family protein produces MAVRNVVVDWGGQSLRNLGDLAMLLVAVRRLEHLFPGVQIHVATHAPEAFLRVCPHAFPLLEDALQALFWRRLIPGRIHDVCPFLGRIEDVALRRWPLAVLNGRIRRCLRDPAMAATTRAALNVLYEADLVVAAGGGYLNDVFPGHARRVLGLLETALHLGKPVALFGQGIGPIRDRHLGALAGNVLRRACLIAVREERHGPALLRDLGVAEDRLYLTGDDALAWVDPPPDPEPGREGAGRIGWNVRLARYSGDGIAPWQEVARRVSSFARAHGTRLLPCPVDVGHPDGDDASARAVLEEADLLEDPAPPSTPEDLVRRIARCRIMVTASYHAAVFALGMGIPTVCLARTEYYRGKFQGLVDAFGDVCLLVGWEGSDPLPEVGPSLVRAWGVGDEARERARGITADLVGRSRAAYDALACRIEERRYR; encoded by the coding sequence GTGGCGGTGCGCAACGTGGTGGTGGACTGGGGCGGTCAATCCCTCCGGAATCTGGGCGATCTGGCCATGCTTCTCGTGGCCGTCCGGCGCCTCGAACACCTGTTCCCCGGCGTGCAAATCCATGTGGCCACCCACGCCCCCGAGGCGTTTTTGAGAGTCTGTCCCCATGCCTTTCCTCTCCTCGAGGACGCCCTCCAGGCGCTGTTCTGGCGCCGCCTGATCCCGGGTCGCATTCACGATGTCTGCCCATTTCTTGGACGCATCGAGGATGTCGCCCTCCGGCGCTGGCCGCTGGCCGTGCTGAATGGCCGTATCCGCCGTTGCCTGCGGGACCCGGCCATGGCCGCGACAACGCGGGCAGCCCTGAATGTCCTGTACGAAGCGGACCTGGTGGTGGCCGCCGGGGGCGGCTACCTGAACGATGTCTTCCCAGGACACGCCCGCCGCGTGCTTGGCCTGCTTGAGACGGCTCTGCATCTCGGGAAGCCGGTGGCCTTGTTCGGGCAGGGAATCGGACCGATCCGGGACCGGCACCTGGGCGCCCTGGCTGGCAACGTCCTGCGCCGCGCCTGCCTGATCGCCGTGCGGGAGGAGCGTCACGGGCCCGCCCTTCTGCGCGACCTGGGCGTGGCGGAGGACCGTCTGTACCTGACGGGCGACGACGCTCTCGCCTGGGTGGACCCGCCGCCGGATCCCGAGCCTGGCCGGGAAGGGGCCGGCCGAATCGGCTGGAATGTGCGTCTTGCCCGCTACTCCGGGGATGGGATCGCGCCCTGGCAGGAAGTGGCGCGCAGGGTCTCGTCATTTGCCCGCGCCCATGGCACCCGACTGCTCCCCTGCCCCGTTGATGTGGGTCATCCGGACGGGGACGATGCCTCCGCCCGGGCGGTCCTTGAGGAAGCGGACCTCCTTGAAGATCCGGCTCCTCCCTCCACCCCCGAGGATCTGGTCCGGCGCATCGCCCGGTGCCGCATCATGGTCACCGCGAGCTACCACGCAGCGGTGTTCGCCCTCGGCATGGGCATCCCCACCGTCTGCCTGGCACGGACGGAGTACTATCGGGGCAAGTTCCAGGGTCTGGTGGATGCCTTCGGCGACGTGTGCCTCTTGGTCGGTTGGGAGGGATCGGATCCGCTTCCCGAGGTCGGCCCCTCATTGGTGAGAGCCTGGGGGGTTGGGGATGAAGCCCGCGAGCGCGCCCGTGGGATCACTGCCGATCTTGTGGGCCGAAGTCGGGCCGCCTACGACGCTCTGGCCTGCCGAATCGAGGAGAGACGGTACCGGTAG